In Anopheles arabiensis isolate DONGOLA chromosome 2, AaraD3, whole genome shotgun sequence, the genomic window AAATGTTTTCATCGGTTGTCCTCCGTGACGGAAGAAGAAAACCCCCTCAACTGCCTGCCCGACCCAAAGTCGAATGACGGAACGAAACTCtgtattattctttttttgtttcattaattGGAGATATTGTTCATCAGTCTTCTCCtcacgatgatgacgacgcgGCTGCTGCCACCGGCATCGGCATCACGTTGTTGATGCACTCCTCCTTGTTGATCAGGTGGCAGGTTTTGTTAACCAGATTCATGAGCTCGTTCAACCCAAATGCCCAATCGTTCAGCACCTCGGAGGCTGACTTTTTCTGCGAGAAATGGATAATGCCCGCCGGTCGGTCCGTCTTTACCTTCAGCGTGCCGGCGTTGACCATCCGCGAAAGGTACTCTTCGCACTCGCCCTCGCTCAGATCCAACAGCTCCGCCATACGCTTCAGATTGATGCGTGTGTAGTAGTTGGAGATGATGCGCACGTTATGCTCGATCAGCCGGTTCTTCAGCTCGGCCCAACACTTCTTGCCGTGGCTAGTCTCCTGGTTGAAGATGTCGAACGTGTTCAGCTCGGCCCCGTACACCGTGCAGAGGGCGTCGAAATTGATCAGCTCCTTGCACATGAACAGGCGCAACAGTTCCCTGCGGACGGAAGCGTTTGTTACGTTAGCACAGTGCGATAGCGCAGAATGGTGGAATGGGTACTACTTACTTGTACACCGGCAACTCCTCCAGCAGCTTGTTCTTCGACAGATTGTGCATCATATCGACCTGCTCGTTGTCGTAGGGCGAAAGGATGCAGTACAGCACGGCGTAAATCATCATTTTCTGCCGTCGCTCCGTCTCCTGCGCAATCATGTCCGAATCCACCACGGCCAGATAGTGGCGGGAGGTCTTGATGAACGACGAGTCCTTATCCAGCCGGATCATCAGATCGTAGTACTTGAGCTTCAGGTCCTGTTGCTCGGCATCGTTGAAGAACTTGATGTTAATCTTCTTCGCGATGATCTGCGTGCGGACAAAGTCCTGCTTGGCCAGGCAGAGGCGCATCTGTTCCAGGATAAGCTCCACCTTCTCGCGCTTGTCCATCGTGCCGTACGTTTCGACCTGCAGCTCCTCCATGATGGTGGCCGCACCGGTGACGTCCCCGTCCGCCTCCCGGATGTCCGCCAGCATCTTCGTTAGCCGGGCACGCTCGACCTCGACGTAAATTTTGCCCTCCGTCACCGTACGCAGCGTGTCGATCAGCTTCAGCTTCGTTTCCTTGTCCGGCGTCTGGTCCACGTAGGTGCAGCACTCTTGGATCATCTTGGCCACCGC contains:
- the LOC120895475 gene encoding 26S proteasome non-ATPase regulatory subunit 12 is translated as MDQAMDINAFEGRIVKMEVDYSATCDEKIPLCKEMAKDENKFNEALEILLQLEKQTRIGADMVSSARVLIAIVQICFEARNWNYLNEYVTILVKRRSQSKQAVAKMIQECCTYVDQTPDKETKLKLIDTLRTVTEGKIYVEVERARLTKMLADIREADGDVTGAATIMEELQVETYGTMDKREKVELILEQMRLCLAKQDFVRTQIIAKKINIKFFNDAEQQDLKLKYYDLMIRLDKDSSFIKTSRHYLAVVDSDMIAQETERRQKMMIYAVLYCILSPYDNEQVDMMHNLSKNKLLEELPVYKELLRLFMCKELINFDALCTVYGAELNTFDIFNQETSHGKKCWAELKNRLIEHNVRIISNYYTRINLKRMAELLDLSEGECEEYLSRMVNAGTLKVKTDRPAGIIHFSQKKSASEVLNDWAFGLNELMNLVNKTCHLINKEECINNVMPMPVAAAASSSS